In Clavibacter capsici, a single genomic region encodes these proteins:
- a CDS encoding HNH endonuclease family protein codes for MWSGADTDHVGCDQRNDVLARDLTAVTYAKADPGCTVAAGHLADVYTGRSINFTRGKATSAAVQIDHVVPLGWAWQHGAAAWTGERREQLATDFNNLQAVDGPTNEAKSDQGPATWLPPAAGYDCLYVTRFAYVLSTYALTIDDADRAAIDHTLSSCS; via the coding sequence GTGTGGTCCGGAGCCGACACCGATCACGTCGGATGCGACCAGCGGAACGACGTCCTGGCCCGGGACCTCACGGCGGTCACGTATGCGAAGGCGGATCCCGGCTGCACCGTGGCCGCAGGGCACCTCGCCGACGTCTACACGGGCCGCAGCATCAACTTTACCCGCGGGAAGGCTACGAGCGCGGCCGTGCAGATCGACCATGTCGTGCCCCTCGGGTGGGCGTGGCAGCACGGCGCCGCCGCCTGGACGGGGGAGCGGCGCGAGCAGCTCGCGACCGACTTCAACAACCTCCAAGCCGTCGACGGGCCGACGAACGAGGCGAAGTCGGACCAGGGGCCGGCGACGTGGCTTCCGCCGGCGGCGGGCTATGACTGCCTGTATGTGACTCGGTTCGCGTACGTGCTGAGCACGTACGCGCTCACGATCGACGACGCTGACCGTGCCGCGATCGACCACACGCTCAGCTCCTGCAGCTGA
- a CDS encoding DUF7882 family protein produces the protein MRLPIDDRTVAHLQVVIISKLRSRDSFAFSWTEPVSTGGRADHGVAASDLSDRLPVRREPPTHDQQGMGGRARAHR, from the coding sequence ATCCGGCTTCCCATCGACGACCGCACGGTCGCGCATCTGCAGGTCGTGATCATCAGCAAGCTGCGCAGCCGGGACAGCTTCGCGTTCTCCTGGACGGAACCCGTATCGACGGGGGGGCGGGCGGATCACGGTGTGGCTGCATCCGACCTGTCAGATCGCCTTCCGGTTCGACGGGAGCCGCCGACCCACGATCAACAGGGCATGGGTGGACGAGCTCGCGCTCATCGCTAG
- a CDS encoding DUF7882 family protein has product MWLHPTCQIAFRFDGSRRPTINRAWVDELALIASTPSGLHLVPEPQEVSRPRSHSITAPSALLPHRPSPTSTRTGIPGRRSALTIPKKEPP; this is encoded by the coding sequence GTGTGGCTGCATCCGACCTGTCAGATCGCCTTCCGGTTCGACGGGAGCCGCCGACCCACGATCAACAGGGCATGGGTGGACGAGCTCGCGCTCATCGCTAGCACCCCGTCGGGCCTGCACCTCGTACCGGAACCACAGGAGGTGAGCCGACCGCGATCGCACTCGATCACCGCGCCGAGCGCCTTGCTCCCTCACCGCCCCTCCCCCACGAGCACGCGCACAGGAATTCCCGGGCGCCGCAGCGCTCTCACCATCCCGAAGAAGGAGCCACCATAA
- a CDS encoding BON domain-containing protein, with product MTLTGAVEWQYERAAARCAIAGLTGVSAVVNDITLNQRLASTQTAGHIRAALIRNATIDAAHVHVTTAGTTVTLAGRVRSHAERQQAESTAWASPHVERVLNDIVVGR from the coding sequence GTGACCCTCACGGGTGCCGTCGAGTGGCAGTACGAACGAGCAGCCGCGCGCTGCGCGATCGCCGGCCTCACCGGAGTCTCCGCCGTCGTCAACGACATCACGCTCAACCAGCGTCTCGCGAGCACACAGACAGCAGGGCACATCCGTGCAGCGCTGATCCGCAACGCCACCATCGACGCCGCTCACGTCCACGTGACCACCGCGGGCACGACCGTCACCCTCGCTGGGAGGGTCCGCTCCCACGCCGAGCGTCAGCAGGCGGAATCCACGGCGTGGGCGTCGCCCCACGTCGAGCGGGTGCTCAACGACATCGTGGTCGGGCGCTGA